One window from the genome of Helicoverpa armigera isolate CAAS_96S chromosome 4, ASM3070526v1, whole genome shotgun sequence encodes:
- the LOC110375024 gene encoding uncharacterized protein LOC110375024, translated as MTSERAIPHLRDIFGLNQQYDAKTFDDADDKTKKSKKKKEDYRTYPNGDVKTLERHLSMKKTIRKKIMRDLQQAFVEDPNEFKVENTSPEKLKAELSAEAVKIEKNVRKNDPTFLDILRGETRGEEAREEQPPAEKTSFWRRLTMKNKNKR; from the coding sequence ATGACGTCAGAGCGGGCCATCCCCCACCTGCGGGACATCTTCGGCCTCAACCAGCAGTACGATGCCAAGACCTTCGACGACGCAGACGATAAAACAAAGAAGTCCAAGAAAAAGAAGGAAGATTACCGCACGTACCCCAACGGCGATGTCAAAACCCTAGAGAGACACCTCAGTATGAAGAAGACTATCAGGAAAAAGATTATGCGTGACCTTCAGCAGGCGTTCGTTGAAGACCCTAACGAGTTTAAGGTCGAGAACACGAGCCCTGAGAAACTGAAGGCTGAGTTAAGCGCGGAAGCTGTTAAAATCGAGAAAAATGTTCGTAAGAACGACCCGACGTTCCTAGACATCCTGCGAGGCGAGACGCGGGGCGAGGAGGCGAGAGAGGAGCAGCCGCCGGCCGAGAAGACCAGCTTCTGGCGGCGTCTCACCAtgaagaacaaaaacaaaagataa